In the genome of Sphingopyxis sp. MWB1, the window CGTTCGCTTTGCGCGCTGACAAAGGCGGATCGCCGCTGCATCGCTATGCCGCGCACCACAGCCCACAGGCCCAGGACGAGCCAGAAAGCCGCGAACAGCCCGAGCGCAAACGGCAGATGAGCGGAAAGCGAAGCGCTCATTCCGCAAAATATCCTGATCTATGAAAGGCAGGCCCGGCGTGCATAGCCGATTGCCCTACCGGCGATGCAAAAATGTTGCAATCGCGTGTCGGGCCGGACCGGCGCATAGGCCGCCCTGCCTGGCGCGAAAGCTTGCGATGGGCGGCAAAGCCCGCGCCCAAGACGCCGCCAGAAAACACGCTCCACGCGCGTTTTCCGGCGGAAACCCGCTATCAATAGCGATAATGATCGGGCTTGAACGGTCCTTCGACCGGCACGCCGATATAATCGGCCTGCTTTTGCGTCAGCTTGGACAGTTTCACGCCCAGCTTTTCCAGATGCAGCGCCGCCACCTTTTCGTCGAGATGCTTGGGCAGGACATAGACGTCATTCTTATACTGATCGCCCTTGGTGAACAGCTCGATCTGGGCCAGCACCTGATTGGTAAAGCTCGACGACATGACGAAGCTAGGATGCCCCGTCGCGCAGCCCAGATTGACGAGGCGCCCCTTGGCGAGAACGATGATCTGCTTGCCATCGGGGAATTCCACCAGATCGGTGCCCGGCTTCACTTCGGTCCATTTATAATTGGCAAGGCCAGCAATCTGGATTTCGCTGTCGAAATGGCCAATGTTGCACACAATGCTCATCGGCTTCATCGCGGCCATATGCTCGGCAGTGATCACATCGGCATTGCCGGTCGCGGTGCAGAAAATATCAGCCCGCTTGACCGCTTCCTCCATGGTGACGACTTCAAAGCCTTCCATCGCCGCCTGCAGCGCGCAGATCGGATCGACTTCGGTGACGAGTACGCGCGCGCCGCCGTTGCGAAGCGACTGGGCCGACCCTTTGCCGACATCGCCAAAGCCCGCAACGCAGGCGACCTTGCCCGCCAGCATCACGTCGGTCGCGCGGCGGATCGCGTCAACCAGGCTTTCCTTGCAGCCATAAAGATTGTCGAATTTCGACTTGGTCACGCTGTCGTTGACGTTGATCGCGGGGAAAGGCAGTTCGCCCTTCTTGGCGATTTCATACAGGCGATGGACGCCCGTGGTGGTTTCCTCCGACACGCCCTTCAGCGCCTTGACCGTCTTGGTCAGATAGCCGGGGTTTGCGGCGACAAAGGCTTTCAGCGCGCGCTGGAATTCGACTTCTTCTTCATTTTCCGGCGCGGGCAATTCAGCGCCCGCTTCGATCTTCGCGCCCCACAGCGCGAACATGGTGGCATCGCCGCCATCGTCGAGGATGATGTTGGCGGTGGTATCGCCCCAGTCGAAAATGCGGCCGACATAGTCCCAATAATCGGCAAGGCTTTCGCCCTTCACCGCAAAGACCGGAATATTCTGCGCGGCAATGGCCGCGGCGGCGTGATCCTGGGTCGAAAAGATGTTGCAGGTGGCCCAGCGCACGTCGGCGCCCAGCGCCACCAGCGTTTCGATCAGCACGGCGGTCTGGATCGTCATATGCAGCGACCCGGTGATGCGCGCGCCCTTCAGCGGCTGCGACGCGCCATATTCCTCGCGCAGCGCCATCAGGCCGGGCATTTCAGTTTCGGCAATGGCAATTTCCTTGCGACCGAAATCGGCCAGATTGATGTCGGCGATGACATAGTCGCGGGTGTCGGCGGCGGTTGTGGCCACGGATAATCTCCTGTTGGGCGGGTTGACCGCAGGCGAGCGGCCACGAAATTATGTTACGCGCCCTAATCGAAAGAGCCCGCGCGTTCAAATATAAACTTTTCTTTATGTCATGAAAAGGGGGCGGTCCGGCCCACCCGTTTCCTGCCCCGTACAGGGATCAGCCGAGGGTCTTTCGGTGCGACATCCCCTTACCCGAATCGGCGATTCGGCAGCCGAATCGGCATGCCCCGCGGCACGTGACGCCCAAAAAAATTTTCACCGCCGCCGATTATGACAGGAGCCGCCCGATTTATGTGACAGCAGCCAATTTGCCCCAAGATTCTGAAAAACAATCCTTATAATGCGGCTTGCGATAAGAATAATCGTTATTTGTGACATCAATGTTACAACCCCCCGAAAATATTGACTTTTTTGTCCCTGCACCGGAAAATCAAGCCAAGTTTTCTGGGAGATAAGGATATGAAAAAAATTCTCTTGCCGCTGGCCGCTATGGCTTTTGCGACCCCTGCCGCCGCGCAATCGATCGTCGTGGTGACAGCGCCGCACAATGAAACAGCGCAGCTTCCCGTGGCTTATGCCGAATTGAAGGCGGGACAAAATCGCGCCGCCCTTGCCAAGCTCACCGGCGACAGCGGGATCGATGCGCGCGACCCGTCGCGCCTCATCAATCTTGGCACCGCTTATGCCCGGCTGGGTCGCACCGCCGATGCCGCCGCCGCTTATGAAGCCGCCGCGACCAGCCCGATCCGCTACGACCTCGAACTCGCCAATGGCGATTATATGGACTCGCGCTGGGCGGCGCGCACCGCGCTTGCCAATTTGTCCGCGGGGCGCCCGCAACTCGCACTCGCACAATAAGCGCGGCGGATTAGGCTTCACCGCCTTCGGTGGTTAACAGGCGGGCGTCCACTCCCGCTTCTGCAAACGCCGCCTGCCAGCGCTCGGCGGGCGGCGTTTCGAACAACAGGGCATCGCTGCCCGGCGTGACATGCCAGCCGTGGCGGACCATTTCTTCCTCCAGCTGTCCGGGCGACCATCCGGCATAGCCCAGCGCCACCAGCCATTTTGACGGACCGCGCCCTTCGCCGATGGCGCGCAAAATATCGTGCGAACTCGACACCATCCAGCGATCGGCAATCTGCGCTGCGCCCTCGCCGCCCCAATCGAGGCTGTGAAGAACAAAGCCGCGGGTGGGTTCGACCGGCCCACCCAGAAAAACCGGCTGGTCAAGCGGGTCTTCGTGCACAATTTCCAGCTGGTCGAGCACAGCGCCCACGGTCATGCCGTCGATGGGGTCATCCACGGCGATCCCCATCGCGCCTTCCTCATCGTGGCTGATCATCGCAATCACCGAATGCTCAAAGCGGGGGTCGCCAATACCCGGAAGCGCGAGCAGTAACTGGCCGGTGAACCAGGTCGGGTTCGTTTCCATCGCCCTATCATGGACGCCCGCGCCCGCAGGGTCCAGTGGCTTGCCCGAAAACAATCGCTTGACTGGCGCAGTTCGCCCGATGCCGCACTCAGGTCGCGGCGTGGGCGCGCATCCATTTTTCGACGACAGGCGCAATCTGGTCGCGCCATTTGCGCCCGTTGAAAATGCCATAATGGCCGACACTCTTCGCAAGCAGATATTTCTTTTTGGCGTCGGGAAGATCGGTGGCGAGCGTCAACGCGGCCTTGGTCTGCCCGATCCCCGAAATATCGTCGCGCTCGCCCTCGATGGCGAGCAGGGCAATATCCCTGATCGCGCCAACATCGACTCTTTCCCCGCGATGCATCATTTCGCCCTTGGGCAGCAGATGGCGCTGGAACACCACATCGACCGTTTCCAGATAAAATTCGGCGGTCATGTCGCACACGGCGCGATATTCGTCGTAAAATTCCTTGGTCTTGTCCGCGCTTTCGCCGTCGCCATCGACCAGATGCCTGAACATCTCCCAATGGCTCATCAGATGGTTGCCCAGGTTCATCGACATAAAACCGGCAAGCTGCAAAAAGCCCGGATAGACGCGCCGCCCCGCGCCCGGATACCAGGCCGGCACCGTCGCGATGACATTTTCCTCAAACCAGGCATAGGGGCGCGTGGTGGCATGCTGGTTGACCGCCGTGGGCGCCTCGCGCGTGTCGATCGGCCCGCCCATCATCGTCAGCGTTCGCGGGCGGCAATCATGCTTTTGCGCGGCCATCACCGCGGCGGCAGCAAGGCTCGGCACAGAGGGCTGGCACACCGCGAGCATATGGGCGCCGGGGCCGATATGCTCCAGCCAGCCGATCAGATAGTCGATATAATCATCGAGGTCGAAATGCCCCGCGTCCAGCGGCACATTGCGCGCATCGCGCCAGTCGGTGATCCACACATCATGGCCGGGCAGCATCCGCTCGACCGTCCCGCGCAACAAGGTCGCATAATGGCCCGACATGGGCGCGACGATCAGCAGCTTGGGCGCGTCCTTCGCCCCGTCATGCACAAAATGCTTGAGCTGGCCAAAGGGCTTGCGTGCCTCGATCCGTTCGGTCACCGGCAGCGTCTGACCATCGACCACCACATCGCACAGTCCGAATTCGGGCTTGCCGCGCGGCGCGGCGGCATGGGCAAAAACTTCGAGCGCCGAGGCGAACAGCGGGCTGGCGCCGAAATAGCCCAGCGGATTGGCCGGATGCTGCATCGCCTGCGCCCCCGCCGTGGCAAGCGCGCTTGCCCCTGCGAGCCAGCTGCGCTGCATGTCAAAGGCGTGGTAAAGCATATATCGTTCCTTGCATGGCGCGGGCGCTCTGACGGCGCCTTGGCCTTGCCCGCAGTCTAGCCGATGACTTTCATTGTGCAACGCATCATTTTACTTCCCCTTCACCATGTTGAAGGGAGCCGGACATTTTGGATCGTTGAGCCGCGCTTCCACCGCTGCTAGGGCGATGCACGATGGCAACCACCCCCGACCAGCCCGCTCCCGCCGCTGCGCCGCCCTTGGCGGCTACGACGAATGATGTGGCCCCGGCGCGCCGCAAACTCGGCAGCCTCCGGATGATCTGGCGCTATGCCAGCCGCTATCCGCTGCAATTGCTCGTCGCCGCCATCGCGCTTGGCGTCGCCGCGCTCGCGACGCTCGCCATTCCCTATCAGTTCAAGGAAATGATCGACTCGGGCTTTATCGCCCGGGGCGGCGATGTGGCCCCGCATTTCCGGCTCTTTTACGCCATCGTCCTCATCCTCGCCGTGGCGACGGCGCTGCGCTTCTATTTCGTCAGCTGGCTGGGCGAGCGCACGGTGGCTGATATCCGCCAGGCGGTGCAGCAGAATCTCCTTCGCCTTGCGCCCGGCTTCTTCGAGGAAAACCGCCCCTCCGAAATCGCCTCGCGCATGACGTCGGACACGGCGATCATCGAACAGGTCGTCGGCACCACCGTCTCGGTCGCCTTGCGCAATCTGGTGATCGGCATCGGCGGGATCATCTATCTCTTCACCCTGTCGCCCAAGCTGACCGGCGGGATCCTGCTCGGCATTCCGCTCATCATCATGCCGATCGTGCTGCTCGGGCGCCGCCTGCAAAATGTTTCGCGATCGAGCCAGGACCGCGTCGCCGATATCGGCGCCACCACTGCGGAGCAGTTGGGCGCAATGAAAATC includes:
- the ahcY gene encoding adenosylhomocysteinase, which codes for MATTAADTRDYVIADINLADFGRKEIAIAETEMPGLMALREEYGASQPLKGARITGSLHMTIQTAVLIETLVALGADVRWATCNIFSTQDHAAAAIAAQNIPVFAVKGESLADYWDYVGRIFDWGDTTANIILDDGGDATMFALWGAKIEAGAELPAPENEEEVEFQRALKAFVAANPGYLTKTVKALKGVSEETTTGVHRLYEIAKKGELPFPAINVNDSVTKSKFDNLYGCKESLVDAIRRATDVMLAGKVACVAGFGDVGKGSAQSLRNGGARVLVTEVDPICALQAAMEGFEVVTMEEAVKRADIFCTATGNADVITAEHMAAMKPMSIVCNIGHFDSEIQIAGLANYKWTEVKPGTDLVEFPDGKQIIVLAKGRLVNLGCATGHPSFVMSSSFTNQVLAQIELFTKGDQYKNDVYVLPKHLDEKVAALHLEKLGVKLSKLTQKQADYIGVPVEGPFKPDHYRY
- a CDS encoding YqgE/AlgH family protein; this encodes METNPTWFTGQLLLALPGIGDPRFEHSVIAMISHDEEGAMGIAVDDPIDGMTVGAVLDQLEIVHEDPLDQPVFLGGPVEPTRGFVLHSLDWGGEGAAQIADRWMVSSSHDILRAIGEGRGPSKWLVALGYAGWSPGQLEEEMVRHGWHVTPGSDALLFETPPAERWQAAFAEAGVDARLLTTEGGEA
- a CDS encoding polyhydroxyalkanoate depolymerase, whose product is MLYHAFDMQRSWLAGASALATAGAQAMQHPANPLGYFGASPLFASALEVFAHAAAPRGKPEFGLCDVVVDGQTLPVTERIEARKPFGQLKHFVHDGAKDAPKLLIVAPMSGHYATLLRGTVERMLPGHDVWITDWRDARNVPLDAGHFDLDDYIDYLIGWLEHIGPGAHMLAVCQPSVPSLAAAAVMAAQKHDCRPRTLTMMGGPIDTREAPTAVNQHATTRPYAWFEENVIATVPAWYPGAGRRVYPGFLQLAGFMSMNLGNHLMSHWEMFRHLVDGDGESADKTKEFYDEYRAVCDMTAEFYLETVDVVFQRHLLPKGEMMHRGERVDVGAIRDIALLAIEGERDDISGIGQTKAALTLATDLPDAKKKYLLAKSVGHYGIFNGRKWRDQIAPVVEKWMRAHAAT